A genomic window from Desulfobacterales bacterium includes:
- a CDS encoding glycine/sarcosine/betaine reductase selenoprotein B family protein has product MFSYPRIKNKIVARIITRFPSLAKRLVDSYIPRESEDIPWTPITKPLHQSRVALITTAGVHHKTQTPFDMQDPDGDPTYREINAGTSLSDLMITHDYYDHADADKDMSIVFPLDRLNEFQQEKIIGPLADFHYSFMGHIDGPHVSTLITRSAPEIARKLKAGATDIALLTPG; this is encoded by the coding sequence GTGTTCAGCTATCCCCGTATTAAAAATAAGATTGTTGCCAGAATAATCACCCGTTTTCCATCCCTGGCCAAACGCCTCGTCGATTCCTACATTCCCCGGGAGTCGGAAGACATCCCCTGGACGCCAATAACAAAGCCGCTCCATCAAAGCCGGGTTGCCTTGATTACAACGGCCGGCGTGCACCATAAAACCCAGACGCCATTTGACATGCAGGACCCGGACGGCGATCCGACATACCGGGAAATTAACGCCGGGACTTCCCTGTCCGACCTGATGATTACCCACGATTATTATGACCATGCCGATGCGGACAAAGACATGAGTATCGTATTTCCCCTGGATCGTCTGAATGAATTCCAGCAGGAAAAAATAATCGGCCCCTTGGCGGATTTCCATTACAGTTTCATGGGGCATATCGACGGGCCCCATGTTTCAACCCTGATTACCCGAAGCGCTCCTGAGATTGCCCGCAAGCTTAAAGCCGGCGCTACGGATATCGCTCTGCTGACGCCGGGCTGA
- a CDS encoding glutaredoxin family protein — MTENVLVYSLSTCSHCNATKRLLSECKVEYVFKDVDMLNDQDRKAVLEDIKAFNPECSFPTIVIGKAVIVGYNEKEIMAALGMGKSGKSFLAKILAFFKRG, encoded by the coding sequence ATGACTGAAAATGTTCTGGTTTATTCGCTGAGCACCTGCAGCCACTGCAATGCGACCAAGCGCCTGTTGAGCGAGTGCAAGGTCGAGTATGTTTTCAAGGATGTCGATATGCTCAATGATCAGGACCGCAAAGCGGTTCTTGAGGATATTAAGGCGTTTAACCCCGAATGCTCATTTCCGACCATTGTGATCGGCAAGGCGGTGATTGTCGGGTATAATGAAAAAGAGATAATGGCGGCTCTGGGCATGGGGAAATCGGGAAAAAGCTTTTTGGCTAAAATCCTCGCTTTCTTTAAAAGGGGGTAA